Proteins from one Planctomyces sp. SH-PL62 genomic window:
- the pncA gene encoding bifunctional nicotinamidase/pyrazinamidase, whose translation MHSASPSENRVLLVVDVQNDFCPGGALGVPGGDELPAIINKLSRRFAHVILTQDWHPEDHLSFASSHPGEKPFAAIELPYGPQVLWPDHCVRDTTGAEFHPDLKVENCQLIIRKGYHREIDSYSAFFENDRSTPTGLAGYLRERGLNRLFLVGLATDFCVAYSALDARRLGFEVSVIESACRGIDLDGSLEAAWEQMEEAGVTRA comes from the coding sequence ATCCACTCGGCCTCGCCGAGCGAGAACCGGGTGCTCCTGGTGGTGGACGTGCAGAACGACTTCTGCCCCGGCGGCGCGCTGGGCGTCCCCGGCGGCGACGAGCTGCCGGCGATCATCAACAAGCTCTCCCGGCGGTTCGCCCACGTCATCCTGACCCAGGACTGGCACCCCGAGGACCACCTCTCGTTCGCCTCGTCCCACCCCGGCGAGAAGCCCTTCGCGGCGATCGAGCTCCCCTACGGCCCCCAGGTCCTCTGGCCCGACCACTGCGTCCGCGACACGACCGGGGCCGAGTTCCACCCCGATCTGAAGGTGGAGAACTGCCAGCTGATCATCCGCAAGGGCTACCACCGCGAGATCGACAGCTACTCCGCGTTCTTCGAGAACGACCGCTCCACTCCCACGGGCCTCGCCGGCTACCTCCGCGAGCGCGGGCTCAACCGGCTCTTCCTCGTGGGCCTGGCGACCGATTTCTGCGTGGCCTACTCCGCCCTGGACGCCCGCCGCCTGGGCTTCGAGGTCTCCGTCATCGAATCCGCCTGCCGCGGCATCGACCTCGACGGGTCCCTGGAAGCCGCCTGGGAGCAGATGGAGGAGGCCGGCGTGACCCGGGCGTGA
- a CDS encoding sodium-translocating pyrophosphatase, which yields MAIFGRWISRAVLLTVVGLALAAPTPVVASEADLVLPDLASRSYLGGSVNGRTLLQAGLVVCAMGLAFGLVFYRQLEKLPVHRTMREVSELIYATCQTYLLHQAKFILILWAFIAAVIVAYFGFLSEGGEAAAAEGLREYPRMVKVPVILAFSLVGIAGSYLVAWFGIRINTFANSRTSMASLRGLPFLCYSIPLKAGMSIGMVLISVELLIMLCILLFVPRELAGPCFIGFAIGESLSAAALRVAGGIFTKIADIGADLMKIVFGVKEDDARNPGVIADCTGDNAGDSVGPTADGFETYGVTGVALITFILLAVSRAEIQVDLLVWIFAMRVLMVAVSGVAYFVNEAIARSRFHHVRHFDFEVPLTGLVWVASVLSIIATYAASYALIPNVGGDPNLWWALASIISCGTLAGAVIPEVTKVFTSTGSLHVKEVVIASREGGASLNVLSGLTAGNFSAFWVGGVVITGLMAVAYGFSLLFPSDLMLAPTVFAFGLVAFGFLGMGPVTIAVDSYGPVTDNAQSVYELSLIEQEPNIAEEIRREFGFEPDFEHAKLLLEENDGAGNTFKATAKPVLIGTAVVGATTMIFSIVVQLAGGVDPATGRLTLLPEQVGKLSILHPPFLLGMIFGMAVIYWFTGASMQAVITGAYRAVAFIKRHMKLDGSAKASVEDSKRVVAICTRYAQLGMFNIFLTVFFVTLAAAFLEPFFFVGFLIGLALSGLFQAIYMANAGGAWDNAKKIVETDLREKGTELHAACVVGDTVGDPFKDTSSVAMNPIIKFATLFGLLAVELAQRVPPAPRLIMTVLMFAAALVFIHRSFFGMRIDPNESGGPSNDEAPALVAADAAG from the coding sequence ATGGCGATTTTTGGACGTTGGATTTCCCGGGCGGTCCTCCTGACCGTCGTCGGGCTGGCGTTGGCGGCGCCGACGCCTGTGGTGGCGAGCGAGGCCGATCTGGTCCTGCCGGACCTGGCCTCTCGATCGTATCTGGGCGGGTCGGTCAACGGCCGGACCCTCCTGCAAGCGGGTCTCGTGGTTTGCGCGATGGGCCTGGCGTTCGGCCTGGTCTTCTACCGACAGCTTGAAAAGCTCCCCGTCCACCGGACGATGCGCGAGGTCAGCGAGCTGATCTACGCCACGTGCCAGACGTACCTGCTGCATCAGGCGAAGTTCATCCTGATCCTCTGGGCGTTCATCGCGGCGGTGATCGTCGCCTACTTCGGGTTCCTCTCCGAGGGGGGCGAGGCGGCGGCGGCCGAGGGCCTGCGCGAGTACCCGAGGATGGTGAAGGTGCCGGTGATCCTGGCCTTCAGCCTGGTCGGCATCGCCGGCAGCTACCTCGTCGCCTGGTTCGGCATCCGGATCAACACGTTCGCCAACAGCCGCACGAGCATGGCGAGCCTGAGGGGCCTGCCGTTCCTCTGCTACTCGATCCCGCTGAAGGCCGGGATGTCGATCGGCATGGTGCTCATCAGCGTCGAGCTGCTGATCATGCTGTGCATCCTCCTGTTCGTGCCGAGGGAGCTGGCCGGGCCCTGCTTCATCGGCTTCGCGATCGGCGAGTCGCTGAGCGCCGCGGCGCTGCGGGTGGCGGGGGGCATCTTCACCAAGATCGCCGACATCGGCGCCGACCTGATGAAGATCGTCTTCGGGGTGAAGGAAGACGACGCCCGCAACCCCGGCGTCATCGCCGACTGCACGGGCGACAACGCCGGCGACTCGGTCGGCCCGACGGCCGACGGCTTCGAGACCTACGGCGTCACCGGCGTGGCCCTGATCACCTTCATCCTGCTGGCCGTCTCCCGGGCCGAGATCCAGGTCGACCTGCTGGTCTGGATCTTCGCGATGCGGGTGCTGATGGTGGCGGTCAGCGGAGTGGCCTATTTCGTCAACGAGGCGATCGCCAGGTCGCGGTTCCACCACGTCCGCCATTTCGACTTCGAGGTGCCGCTCACCGGCCTGGTCTGGGTCGCCAGCGTGCTCTCGATCATCGCCACCTACGCGGCCAGCTACGCCCTGATCCCGAACGTCGGCGGCGACCCCAACCTCTGGTGGGCGCTGGCGAGCATCATCAGTTGCGGCACGCTGGCCGGGGCGGTCATCCCGGAGGTCACCAAGGTCTTCACCTCGACCGGCTCGCTGCACGTCAAGGAGGTGGTGATCGCCAGCCGCGAGGGGGGGGCGTCGCTGAACGTGCTCTCGGGCCTGACGGCCGGCAACTTCTCGGCCTTCTGGGTCGGCGGCGTCGTGATCACCGGCCTGATGGCCGTCGCCTACGGATTCAGCCTGCTCTTCCCGTCCGACCTCATGCTGGCGCCGACGGTCTTCGCCTTCGGCCTGGTGGCCTTCGGCTTCCTGGGCATGGGCCCGGTCACCATCGCCGTGGACAGCTACGGCCCGGTCACCGACAACGCGCAGAGCGTCTACGAGCTGTCGCTGATCGAGCAGGAGCCGAACATCGCCGAGGAGATCCGCCGCGAGTTCGGCTTCGAGCCCGACTTCGAACACGCCAAGCTCCTGCTCGAGGAGAACGACGGCGCGGGCAACACGTTCAAGGCCACGGCCAAGCCCGTGCTCATCGGCACCGCCGTGGTCGGGGCGACCACGATGATCTTCTCGATCGTCGTGCAACTGGCCGGCGGCGTCGACCCGGCCACCGGCCGACTGACCCTGCTCCCCGAGCAGGTCGGCAAGCTGTCGATCCTCCATCCGCCGTTTCTGCTGGGGATGATCTTCGGCATGGCGGTGATCTACTGGTTCACCGGCGCGAGCATGCAGGCGGTGATCACCGGCGCCTACCGCGCGGTGGCGTTCATCAAGCGGCACATGAAGCTCGACGGCTCCGCCAAGGCGAGCGTCGAGGACTCCAAGCGGGTCGTGGCGATCTGCACGCGATACGCGCAGCTCGGCATGTTCAACATCTTCCTGACGGTCTTCTTCGTCACCCTGGCGGCGGCGTTCCTGGAGCCGTTCTTCTTCGTCGGCTTCCTGATCGGCCTGGCCCTCAGCGGGCTCTTCCAGGCGATCTACATGGCCAACGCCGGCGGAGCCTGGGACAACGCCAAGAAGATCGTCGAGACCGACCTCCGCGAGAAGGGGACCGAACTGCACGCGGCCTGCGTGGTGGGCGACACCGTCGGCGACCCGTTCAAGGACACCAGCAGCGTGGCCATGAACCCCATCATCAAGTTCGCCACCCTCTTCGGCCTGCTGGCCGTCGAACTCGCCCAGCGCGTCCCGCCCGCGCCCCGGCTGATCATGACGGTCCTGATGTTCGCCGCCGCCCTGGTGTTCATCCACCGCAGCTTCTTCGGAATGCGGATCGATCCCAATGAGTCGGGAGGCCCTTCGAACGACGAGGCCCCCGCCCTCGTCGCCGCCGACGCCGCCGGCTGA
- a CDS encoding GntR family transcriptional regulator, whose product MQYEISGASRLPIYQQLARQVREGIARGDLKPQDQLPSVRQMSRDLVVNPNTVARAYTELEREGLVTNRPGRGVFVAEPRADLTRDARRKRLTESLDRLLTEAVNLGFSEDEVARLVATRSRRFRWNPPKPTPK is encoded by the coding sequence ATGCAGTACGAGATCAGCGGCGCGAGCCGCCTGCCGATCTACCAGCAACTGGCCCGGCAGGTGCGCGAGGGGATCGCCCGGGGGGACCTGAAACCCCAGGACCAGCTCCCCTCGGTGCGGCAGATGTCGCGAGACCTGGTGGTCAACCCGAACACCGTGGCCCGCGCGTATACCGAGCTGGAGCGCGAAGGCCTGGTGACGAACCGCCCCGGGCGCGGCGTGTTCGTCGCCGAGCCCCGCGCCGACCTGACCAGGGACGCGCGCCGGAAGCGGCTGACCGAGTCCCTCGACCGGCTGCTGACGGAGGCGGTGAACCTGGGCTTCTCGGAGGACGAGGTCGCGCGGCTCGTGGCGACGCGATCCCGGCGGTTCCGCTGGAATCCGCCCAAGCCGACCCCGAAATGA
- a CDS encoding ABC transporter ATP-binding protein, translating into MTYAIETDRLTKDYGARRVVDGLALRVPTGSVYGFLGRNGAGKSTTIKMLLGMVQPTFGRVELLGHELSTLAPAVRERIAYLAEGQPLYGWMTVAEASRFARAFHPDRWDQRMLDQILDHFEIPARAKVRRLSNGQRGNLALALAIAPDPDLLILDDPTLGLDTVARHDFLLSLIHLVQREGRTILFSSHILADVERVADRVGILVDGVLRVDCPTDRFKEAVSKVVLEFAGRPPAFPGCTGLVQAWEVGRRLELVVVDFGEDQRRVVESLAPLSWDVAALSLEDAFVAYTRGPRRSLPVFDDGPPEAPAAVVDRGAA; encoded by the coding sequence ATGACGTACGCGATCGAGACCGATCGCCTGACGAAGGATTACGGCGCCCGGCGGGTCGTCGACGGCCTCGCCCTGCGCGTCCCGACCGGGAGCGTCTACGGGTTCCTGGGCCGCAACGGGGCCGGCAAATCGACGACGATCAAGATGCTTTTGGGGATGGTCCAGCCCACCTTCGGGCGGGTGGAGCTGCTGGGGCATGAGCTCTCGACGCTCGCCCCGGCGGTCCGCGAACGCATCGCCTACCTTGCGGAAGGGCAGCCGCTCTACGGCTGGATGACCGTCGCCGAGGCCTCGCGATTCGCCCGCGCCTTCCACCCCGACCGGTGGGACCAGCGGATGCTCGACCAGATCCTCGACCACTTCGAGATCCCCGCGCGGGCGAAGGTCCGCCGGCTGTCGAACGGCCAGCGCGGCAACCTCGCCCTGGCGCTGGCCATCGCCCCGGACCCCGACCTGCTGATCCTCGACGACCCTACGCTGGGGCTCGACACGGTCGCCCGCCACGACTTCCTGCTGTCGCTGATCCACCTGGTCCAGCGCGAGGGGCGGACGATCCTCTTCAGCTCGCACATCCTGGCCGACGTGGAGCGCGTGGCCGACCGCGTGGGCATCCTCGTCGACGGCGTGCTCCGCGTCGACTGCCCCACCGATCGCTTCAAGGAGGCGGTGAGCAAGGTCGTCCTGGAGTTCGCGGGGAGGCCGCCGGCGTTCCCCGGCTGCACCGGGCTCGTCCAGGCGTGGGAGGTCGGCCGCCGGCTGGAACTGGTGGTCGTGGACTTCGGCGAAGACCAGCGCCGGGTGGTGGAATCGCTCGCCCCGCTCTCCTGGGACGTGGCGGCGCTGAGCCTGGAAGACGCGTTCGTCGCCTACACGCGAGGGCCCCGGCGGTCGCTCCCCGTCTTCGACGACGGCCCGCCCGAGGCCCCCGCGGCCGTCGTCGATCGGGGGGCCGCATGA
- a CDS encoding ABC transporter permease subunit — translation MILALVRKEWRETRAFVALALALFLVYANNLTGLGGPVLRAAANLIPGMGGPTPEVPFVQGNFGSMLFFIGGLLAIALGFRQSAWEPSQGTALYLLHLPLPRRTIVLTKLLTGVGLLLACGLAPILLYGAWAATPRTHPGPFAWSMTGEAFRVWAVLPLVYLGAFASGLRPARWFGSRLLPLAAVALPASIAALAPNWRLIGLPTLALAAAAFVVVILREAETRDY, via the coding sequence ATGATCCTGGCCCTCGTTCGGAAGGAATGGCGCGAGACGCGGGCGTTTGTCGCCCTGGCGCTGGCCCTCTTCCTGGTGTACGCGAACAACCTGACGGGGCTGGGAGGCCCCGTGCTCCGGGCCGCCGCGAACCTGATTCCCGGGATGGGGGGCCCGACGCCCGAGGTGCCGTTCGTGCAGGGCAACTTCGGCTCGATGCTGTTCTTCATCGGCGGTCTGCTGGCGATCGCCCTGGGCTTCCGGCAGTCGGCCTGGGAGCCCAGCCAGGGCACGGCGCTCTACCTGCTTCATCTGCCGTTGCCGCGCCGGACGATCGTCCTGACGAAGCTGCTGACAGGCGTCGGCCTGCTGCTGGCGTGCGGCCTGGCGCCGATCCTGCTGTACGGCGCGTGGGCCGCGACGCCGAGGACGCACCCCGGCCCGTTCGCGTGGTCGATGACCGGCGAGGCGTTCCGGGTCTGGGCCGTGCTGCCGCTCGTCTACCTCGGCGCGTTCGCCAGCGGCCTCCGCCCGGCGCGCTGGTTCGGCTCGCGGCTGCTGCCGCTGGCGGCGGTCGCCCTCCCCGCCTCGATCGCCGCCCTCGCGCCGAACTGGCGTCTGATCGGCCTGCCGACCCTGGCGCTCGCGGCCGCGGCGTTCGTGGTCGTCATCCTCCGGGAGGCCGAGACGCGGGATTATTGA
- a CDS encoding acyltransferase family protein: protein MRIHDLDGLRGIAAIAVVFYHYTTCYRDFFSYNAPLPFSFQYGMYGVQLFFLISGFVVLMSVERKRDPLDFAKSRFIRLYPAYWASLLFVVLLIALTPGPREFIGWGRLFRRAAADVSMVQGWFHIASLSGTYWTLGLEMTFYVVVLLLLFYKKLDWIVPMLCGLVVIGAIDGLCCRYRPNPVSPWLRSALALDYIHYMLVGVLIYKMRETPRPAYVVVAVLSLFATYTQDPARHEAGKELVVGAVLALIVMLATNGRLGVLRWKVPVFLGAISYSLYLNHSVLGFHIIYNAQRYGLSPIVSIALAIAASIILATATTFYFEKPVMATLRRRFHSPPPSSTAPTPCGAPSLLPSVG, encoded by the coding sequence ATGCGGATCCACGATCTGGATGGCCTGCGGGGAATCGCCGCCATCGCGGTCGTCTTCTATCATTACACGACGTGTTATCGAGACTTCTTCTCCTACAATGCGCCTCTCCCTTTCTCGTTCCAATATGGGATGTATGGAGTCCAGCTCTTCTTCCTGATCAGCGGATTCGTGGTCTTGATGAGCGTCGAGCGCAAGCGGGATCCCCTTGACTTCGCGAAGTCCCGCTTCATCCGGCTCTACCCGGCCTACTGGGCATCCCTGCTGTTCGTCGTGCTCCTGATCGCGCTGACGCCGGGCCCAAGAGAATTCATCGGCTGGGGCCGCCTCTTCCGCCGGGCCGCGGCCGACGTTTCGATGGTCCAGGGCTGGTTTCATATCGCGTCGCTCAGCGGCACTTACTGGACGCTCGGCCTGGAAATGACGTTTTACGTCGTCGTGCTACTGCTTCTCTTCTACAAGAAGCTCGACTGGATCGTCCCGATGCTCTGCGGCCTCGTGGTGATCGGCGCGATCGACGGGCTCTGCTGCCGCTACCGGCCGAATCCCGTGTCGCCCTGGTTGAGATCCGCCCTGGCGCTCGACTACATCCATTACATGCTGGTCGGTGTGCTCATCTACAAAATGCGAGAGACGCCCCGCCCCGCCTACGTCGTCGTCGCCGTGCTGAGCCTCTTCGCGACCTACACTCAGGATCCGGCTCGCCACGAGGCCGGCAAGGAGCTGGTCGTTGGAGCCGTGTTGGCGCTTATCGTCATGCTGGCCACGAATGGGCGGCTCGGCGTCCTTCGATGGAAGGTTCCGGTGTTCCTGGGGGCCATCTCTTATTCGTTGTATTTGAATCATTCGGTCCTGGGGTTTCATATCATCTACAACGCGCAGAGGTATGGGCTCTCGCCGATCGTTTCCATCGCGCTGGCGATTGCGGCGTCGATCATCCTGGCGACCGCCACCACCTTCTATTTCGAGAAGCCGGTGATGGCGACCCTCCGACGCCGGTTTCATTCGCCCCCTCCCTCCTCCACGGCGCCGACGCCGTGTGGGGCGCCCAGCCTCCTGCCTTCGGTCGGTTAG